A window from Deltaproteobacteria bacterium encodes these proteins:
- the panB gene encoding 3-methyl-2-oxobutanoate hydroxymethyltransferase encodes MEQKKVTVPDILRMKAAGERIAMVTAYDCPFARLLDEAGVDILLVGDSLGMVVQGLSTTLPVTLEEMVYHTRMVARGRKRALVLGDLPFGSYQASPQQAVESAVRLVKEGGAEAVKLEGGIAMARTIEAITAIDVPVVGHVGLTPQSVHRMGGHRVQGRRSGHGPGERERVLDDARAVQAAGAFAVVLECIPLDLAGEITAELTIPTIGIGAGARCDGQVLVLHDLLGLSTDWTPRFAKRYAELGREVLRAAGEYVAEVKVGRFPTEAQAFAPQAARAG; translated from the coding sequence ATGGAGCAGAAGAAGGTGACGGTGCCCGACATCCTCCGCATGAAGGCGGCGGGCGAGCGGATCGCCATGGTGACCGCCTACGACTGCCCCTTCGCCCGCCTGCTCGACGAGGCGGGGGTGGACATCCTGCTGGTCGGCGACTCGCTCGGCATGGTGGTGCAGGGGCTCTCGACCACGCTGCCGGTGACCCTCGAAGAGATGGTCTACCATACGCGCATGGTGGCGCGCGGCCGCAAGCGCGCCCTCGTCCTGGGCGATCTTCCGTTCGGCTCCTACCAGGCGAGCCCCCAGCAGGCGGTCGAGAGCGCGGTGCGCCTCGTGAAGGAGGGCGGGGCCGAGGCGGTCAAGCTCGAGGGCGGGATCGCGATGGCCCGCACCATCGAGGCGATCACCGCGATCGACGTGCCGGTGGTGGGACACGTCGGGCTGACCCCGCAGTCCGTCCACCGTATGGGCGGCCACCGCGTGCAGGGCCGTCGCTCCGGACACGGCCCGGGCGAGCGCGAGCGCGTCCTGGACGACGCGCGCGCCGTCCAGGCGGCGGGCGCCTTCGCCGTCGTGCTCGAGTGCATCCCTCTCGACCTCGCCGGCGAGATCACGGCCGAGCTCACCATCCCGACCATCGGGATCGGCGCGGGCGCGCGCTGCGACGGCCAGGTACTCGTCCTGCACGACCTCCTCGGCCTCTCGACCGACTGGACGCCCCGCTTCGCCAAGCGCTACGCGGAGCTCGGCCGCGAGGTGCTGCGCGCCGCGGGCGAGTACGTGGCGGAGGTGAAGGTCGGCCGCTTCCCGACCGAGGCGCAGGCCTTCGCGCCGCAGGCGGCGAGGGCGGGGTGA
- the nagZ gene encoding beta-N-acetylhexosaminidase, whose amino-acid sequence MPTTVLRRSVAQLFMVGLPGPTLDRATRAFLAEHPPAGVILFKRNIRSAAQLRRLTEAIHATGAGVRPLVALDHEGGRVDRLPRPFTHFPPAAVVGARGDARLAEAVGHAMGRELRAAGIDLDFAPVLDVWSNARNRVISDRAFGTDPARVARLGVALARGLARAGVLACGKHFPGHGASVGDSHFVLPRVRRPRRALAAVELAPFARAIRAGIPALMTAHVLYPAFDPRRPATLSPAICRDLLRRRLGFGGVLFSDDLEMNAVAARSTPARSAVAALGAGCDALLVCQSLDAARAAMRGVEEAVAEGALAGEDVANALARIAALRRRIRWEAPRRAPLPGWPAHARLARRLGAA is encoded by the coding sequence ATGCCGACCACCGTGCTCCGGCGCAGCGTCGCCCAGCTCTTCATGGTCGGGCTTCCCGGCCCGACGCTCGACCGCGCGACGCGCGCCTTCCTCGCCGAGCACCCGCCGGCCGGCGTCATCCTCTTCAAGCGCAACATCCGTTCGGCGGCCCAGCTCCGCCGGCTCACCGAGGCGATCCACGCGACCGGCGCCGGGGTGCGCCCGCTGGTCGCGCTCGACCACGAGGGCGGCCGCGTCGACCGGCTGCCCCGGCCGTTCACGCACTTCCCGCCCGCGGCGGTGGTCGGTGCGCGGGGTGACGCCCGCCTCGCCGAGGCGGTCGGCCACGCCATGGGGCGCGAGCTCCGCGCCGCCGGCATCGACCTCGACTTCGCCCCGGTGCTCGACGTGTGGTCGAACGCGCGCAACCGCGTGATCAGCGACCGCGCCTTCGGGACCGACCCGGCCCGGGTCGCCCGTCTGGGCGTCGCGCTCGCACGCGGGCTCGCGCGCGCCGGCGTGCTCGCGTGCGGGAAGCACTTCCCCGGGCACGGCGCGAGCGTCGGCGACTCGCACTTCGTCCTCCCGCGCGTCCGCCGCCCGCGGCGTGCCCTCGCCGCGGTGGAGCTGGCACCCTTCGCGCGCGCCATCCGCGCGGGCATCCCGGCGCTCATGACCGCGCACGTCCTCTACCCCGCGTTCGATCCGCGCCGCCCCGCCACGCTCTCGCCCGCCATCTGCCGCGACCTCCTGCGCCGCCGCCTCGGCTTCGGCGGGGTGCTCTTCAGCGACGACCTCGAGATGAACGCGGTGGCTGCGCGCTCGACGCCGGCGCGCTCGGCGGTCGCGGCGCTCGGCGCCGGCTGTGACGCGTTGCTCGTCTGCCAGTCGCTCGACGCGGCGCGCGCCGCGATGCGCGGTGTGGAGGAGGCGGTAGCGGAGGGCGCCCTCGCCGGCGAGGACGTGGCCAACGCGCTCGCCCGCATCGCGGCGCTCCGCCGCCGCATCCGATGGGAGGCGCCTCGCCGCGCGCCGTTGCCCGGCTGGCCCGCGCACGCGCGCCTCGCTCGGCGCCTGGGCGCGGCGTAG
- a CDS encoding deoxynucleoside kinase yields MAADRTTGRYIAVEGPIGVGKTVLARRLATELGSRLLLEQVEENPFLRRFYEEPGRHAFQTQLFFLFERYRQQCELGQLELFAQGIVADYLFAKDGIFAAVTLGPDEFQLYQRIFQMLDQRLPRPDLVVYLEARPEVLLRRLRKRDRDFERGITPEYLERLTEAFRDYFHRYTEAPLLVVNCSDIDFVEHGGDLADLIKEIRATRQGVQHFIPLGSR; encoded by the coding sequence ATGGCGGCGGACCGGACCACGGGGCGGTACATCGCGGTCGAGGGCCCCATCGGCGTCGGCAAGACGGTCCTCGCGCGGCGGCTCGCCACCGAGCTCGGGTCGCGGCTCCTCCTCGAGCAGGTCGAGGAGAATCCCTTCCTCAGGAGATTCTACGAGGAACCGGGCCGGCATGCCTTCCAGACTCAGCTCTTCTTCCTGTTCGAGCGCTATCGCCAGCAGTGTGAGCTCGGTCAGCTCGAGCTCTTCGCGCAGGGCATCGTCGCCGACTACCTCTTCGCCAAGGACGGTATCTTCGCCGCGGTCACGCTCGGCCCGGACGAGTTCCAGCTCTACCAGCGGATCTTCCAGATGCTCGATCAACGGCTCCCGCGGCCGGACCTGGTCGTCTATCTCGAGGCCCGCCCCGAGGTGCTGCTGCGCCGGCTCCGCAAGCGCGACCGGGATTTCGAGCGCGGCATCACCCCGGAGTACCTGGAGAGGCTGACGGAGGCGTTCAGGGACTACTTTCACCGCTACACGGAGGCCCCGCTCCTGGTCGTCAACTGCTCGGACATCGACTTCGTCGAGCATGGCGGCGACCTCGCCGACCTGATCAAGGAGATCCGGGCCACGCGACAGGGGGTGCAGCACTTCATTCCGCTTGGAAGCCGGTAA
- a CDS encoding mechanosensitive ion channel, translating to MLGAPALLDLKEFSEQAAHYAPKLALAVLLLAAGILFTRGVRAATRLALRRATMRPTTRDLAVRIAGGAGWVLVLSIVLSTLQLQTIVLGLSGVLALMSAAFVSSASATSNDIIAGFFLAADRDIEIGYRVQAAGVQGVVREIDFRKTRIMDDAGHLHVIPNRLIEGAEWIVLER from the coding sequence ATGCTCGGCGCCCCCGCGCTGCTCGACCTGAAGGAGTTCAGCGAGCAGGCGGCGCACTACGCGCCCAAGCTGGCGCTCGCCGTCCTGCTGCTCGCGGCCGGCATCCTCTTCACGCGCGGCGTTCGCGCGGCGACGCGCCTCGCGCTCCGCCGCGCCACGATGCGCCCGACCACGCGCGATCTCGCGGTCCGCATCGCCGGGGGCGCAGGCTGGGTGCTTGTCCTGAGCATCGTCCTCTCGACCCTCCAGCTGCAGACGATCGTCCTCGGCCTCTCGGGCGTGCTGGCCCTCATGAGCGCAGCCTTCGTGAGCTCGGCCTCGGCCACCAGCAACGATATCATCGCCGGCTTCTTCCTCGCCGCGGACCGCGACATCGAGATCGGCTACCGCGTGCAGGCGGCGGGCGTGCAAGGCGTCGTGCGCGAGATCGACTTCCGCAAGACGCGCATCATGGACGACGCCGGGCACCTGCACGTGATCCCGAACCGCCTGATCGAGGGCGCGGAGTGGATCGTGCTGGAGCGGTGA
- the mtnA gene encoding S-methyl-5-thioribose-1-phosphate isomerase translates to MAVRAIEWRNGRVVMLDQRLLPTREVYRVYSDHRDVAAAIKDMVIRGAPAIGVAAAMGIALGARTLRGDPERHFQRLCRTFAATRPTAVNLFWAIERMRRVFARNLRRSRDTLHTLLEREALAIHDEDVAANRRLGAHGAALLEDSATILTHCNAGALATAGYGTALGIVRAAVDAGKRPSVIACETRPFLQGARLTAWELKRDRIPVTLVTDNMAGHLMQGGRVSCVIVGTDRTAANGDVANKIGTYTLAVLAHRHSIPFYVAAPISSIDFACPDGAHIPIEERAPREVTHVFDRQIAPSGVGVANPAFDVTPAELVTAIVTERGVARQPLARALGRLVSGRDRRRAGRVERSLEPRRERRR, encoded by the coding sequence ATGGCGGTCAGGGCCATCGAGTGGCGCAACGGACGCGTGGTGATGCTCGACCAGCGTCTCCTCCCGACGCGCGAGGTCTACCGCGTCTACAGCGACCACCGCGACGTGGCAGCAGCCATCAAGGACATGGTGATCCGCGGCGCCCCGGCGATCGGCGTGGCCGCCGCGATGGGCATCGCGCTCGGCGCGCGCACGCTGCGCGGCGACCCGGAGCGCCACTTCCAGCGCCTGTGCCGGACCTTCGCCGCCACGCGGCCGACGGCCGTCAACCTCTTCTGGGCGATCGAGCGCATGCGGCGGGTCTTCGCGCGCAACCTCCGCCGCTCCCGCGACACGCTCCATACGCTCCTCGAGCGCGAGGCGCTCGCCATCCACGACGAAGACGTGGCCGCCAACCGGCGCCTCGGCGCGCACGGCGCGGCACTCCTCGAGGACAGCGCGACGATCCTGACCCACTGCAACGCCGGTGCGCTCGCCACCGCCGGGTACGGCACCGCGCTCGGCATCGTGCGCGCCGCGGTCGACGCCGGCAAACGCCCCTCGGTCATCGCCTGCGAGACGCGGCCCTTCCTCCAGGGCGCGCGACTGACGGCGTGGGAGCTCAAGAGGGACCGCATCCCGGTGACGCTGGTCACCGACAACATGGCGGGGCACCTGATGCAGGGCGGGCGGGTGAGCTGCGTCATCGTCGGCACCGACCGCACCGCGGCCAACGGCGACGTGGCAAACAAGATCGGCACCTACACGCTCGCGGTCCTCGCCCACCGGCACTCCATCCCGTTCTATGTGGCGGCGCCCATCTCCTCCATCGATTTCGCCTGCCCGGACGGCGCCCACATCCCGATCGAAGAGCGGGCGCCGCGCGAGGTGACGCACGTCTTCGACCGGCAGATCGCACCGAGTGGTGTCGGCGTGGCGAACCCGGCCTTCGATGTGACGCCCGCGGAGCTGGTGACCGCGATCGTGACCGAGCGCGGCGTGGCACGCCAGCCGCTCGCGCGCGCCCTCGGGCGGCTGGTCTCGGGCCGCGACCGCCGCCGCGCGGGGCGCGTGGAGCGCTCGCTCGAGCCGCGCCGCGAGCGGCGGCGCTAG
- a CDS encoding RNA-binding protein, with protein MGKKLFVGNLSFDTSSADLEALFSQAGSCESATVIADRATGRSRGFGFVEMGSAGEAEKAVAAFNGHELHGRTLNVSEARERSGGDRPRGNFAGRRDR; from the coding sequence ATGGGCAAGAAGCTGTTCGTCGGCAACCTTTCCTTCGACACCAGCAGCGCCGACCTCGAGGCGCTGTTCTCGCAGGCCGGAAGCTGCGAGTCGGCAACGGTGATCGCCGACCGCGCCACCGGCCGGTCCCGGGGCTTCGGCTTCGTCGAGATGGGTTCGGCGGGCGAGGCCGAGAAGGCGGTCGCGGCGTTCAACGGTCACGAGCTGCATGGCCGCACGCTCAACGTGAGCGAAGCACGCGAGCGTTCGGGCGGCGATCGCCCCCGCGGGAACTTCGCCGGCCGCCGGGACCGCTAG